Proteins co-encoded in one Christiangramia fulva genomic window:
- a CDS encoding outer membrane beta-barrel protein encodes MNYKLLSLFFFITAIGFSQDFEITGKIVDSSKIPLQSATVYAEKVKDSSLVTYTITEKDGSFLLKGTTDADKVNFYVSYTGFVPYKKVIEIEPKKNLGNIQLQVMDNALEEVNIVSSRPPITVKKDTLEFNAESFNTRQDANLEDLMKKLPGVEVDTDGNITVNGKPVSRILVNGKEFFGNDPKIATKNLPKEIISKVQVTDTKTKSEEFTGKAGNPDDKTINIQLKEDKNKGYFARATAGGGSDERYELSGIGNIFKDKMRLSVLASSNNINSSGFSFDEVFDMMGRNARSINFNSNGSFGINGVSYGNSGGITKSETAGINYTNEWENDIEFNGDYFFGRNDTETRTKIERENILPDSRYFVNSLRESNLQNDSHRASARFEIEFDTLTRLSISPRFNANLGTSIRNREEETLDAGKELQNSTVTREMEDLESLNFSNNIDFIRRFGARGSYLQFEFNTSLNRQKNDNFYYSESLFVNDAGQNQEFQDQYINEDRKENTIETEIAKRSVLADKLFLDVKYELATSKSTNTRNVYETENGAYTKFNEFLSNSFQVHSYIHTPNAGLNYEGEKWRVHSEIGLLSTTLKTDNFMEDVTFDNTYNNVYVDASVRYNPERSRGIYLGYSTSADVPSIRQLQPVEDRTNPLNIVVGNPELEPAFNQRFRFNYRNFDFATRSGIFSYLNLNFTDNRVVAVSQVNEDFVRRTTYSNVDGVINANLGGSYSKSSKKDAREFRYRLSFNGGYNRNVGFINAVKYNSDQFSVSPGIQFTYAIEDVFEITPGYRFDYNDISYDINRERDQSYANQTLSLEATSYWPKNVVFGHDISFNKYGNVSPGFDNTAFLWNVSLGYQFLKDKATLKVKVYDLLDQNVDTRRIVGDDYIQDVNNLILKRYAMLSFTYKISSFGGGQAPQKRGGARFIRM; translated from the coding sequence ATGAATTATAAATTACTTTCCCTGTTCTTTTTTATTACCGCTATTGGATTTTCCCAGGATTTCGAAATCACCGGTAAAATTGTAGATTCTTCTAAAATTCCTTTGCAATCGGCTACGGTATATGCTGAAAAAGTAAAAGACAGCAGCCTGGTGACCTACACCATTACCGAAAAGGATGGAAGTTTCCTCTTAAAAGGAACAACTGATGCCGATAAGGTGAATTTTTATGTGAGTTATACCGGTTTTGTTCCTTATAAAAAAGTGATCGAAATTGAGCCGAAAAAAAACCTGGGCAATATTCAGCTTCAGGTGATGGATAATGCACTTGAAGAGGTAAATATCGTTTCCAGCAGGCCACCCATTACCGTAAAAAAAGATACGCTGGAGTTTAATGCCGAATCCTTCAATACCCGGCAGGATGCGAATCTTGAAGACCTCATGAAAAAGCTCCCCGGCGTTGAAGTCGATACCGATGGGAATATTACAGTAAACGGGAAACCTGTGTCCCGAATTCTGGTAAACGGAAAGGAATTTTTTGGGAATGATCCTAAAATTGCCACTAAAAACCTTCCGAAGGAGATCATCAGCAAAGTACAGGTAACCGATACCAAAACCAAAAGCGAAGAATTTACCGGAAAAGCTGGAAATCCAGACGATAAAACAATCAATATCCAACTAAAGGAAGACAAGAACAAAGGTTATTTCGCGCGGGCTACTGCGGGTGGGGGATCCGATGAACGCTATGAGCTAAGCGGGATAGGAAACATCTTTAAAGACAAAATGAGACTGAGTGTACTGGCGAGTTCGAATAACATCAATAGTTCCGGTTTTAGTTTCGATGAGGTCTTCGACATGATGGGGCGCAATGCCCGCTCCATTAATTTTAACAGCAATGGCTCTTTTGGTATTAATGGTGTGTCCTACGGCAATTCTGGAGGTATCACCAAATCTGAAACTGCCGGTATCAACTATACCAACGAGTGGGAAAACGATATTGAGTTTAATGGAGATTATTTCTTCGGAAGGAACGATACGGAAACAAGAACAAAAATAGAGCGGGAGAATATTCTGCCAGATTCCCGTTATTTTGTTAATTCTCTTCGTGAAAGTAATCTCCAGAATGACAGTCATCGCGCCAGTGCCCGGTTCGAAATAGAATTCGATACCCTAACCAGGCTTTCTATTAGTCCGCGTTTTAATGCCAATCTGGGAACTTCTATTCGAAACAGGGAAGAAGAGACACTGGATGCCGGAAAGGAGCTTCAGAATTCTACTGTGACCCGTGAAATGGAAGATCTTGAAAGCCTGAATTTTTCTAATAATATTGATTTTATTCGCCGATTTGGTGCACGGGGCTCCTACCTGCAATTTGAATTCAATACTTCCCTTAACCGGCAGAAAAATGACAATTTTTACTACTCAGAAAGCTTGTTCGTGAATGACGCGGGGCAAAATCAGGAATTCCAGGATCAATACATAAATGAAGACAGGAAAGAAAATACTATCGAGACTGAGATCGCCAAAAGAAGCGTCCTCGCCGATAAGCTGTTCCTGGATGTGAAATATGAGCTGGCAACCTCAAAATCTACAAATACCCGCAATGTATATGAAACTGAAAATGGGGCTTATACCAAATTCAATGAATTCCTTAGCAACAGTTTCCAGGTGCACAGTTATATTCATACGCCTAATGCAGGGCTCAATTATGAGGGAGAAAAATGGCGGGTACATTCTGAAATTGGTCTTTTAAGCACCACCTTGAAAACCGATAATTTCATGGAGGATGTCACTTTTGATAATACCTATAACAATGTGTATGTAGATGCCAGCGTTCGTTATAATCCTGAACGTTCAAGAGGAATTTATTTAGGCTACAGCACATCAGCTGATGTTCCTTCCATAAGACAATTACAGCCGGTTGAAGACCGAACGAATCCGCTAAACATAGTGGTTGGAAATCCTGAATTGGAACCGGCTTTTAACCAGCGTTTCAGATTTAATTACCGCAATTTTGATTTTGCCACCCGAAGTGGGATCTTCAGTTATTTAAATCTTAATTTCACCGATAACCGGGTTGTGGCGGTAAGCCAGGTAAATGAAGATTTTGTTCGCAGGACCACTTATTCCAATGTTGATGGAGTGATCAATGCCAATTTGGGCGGATCTTATTCGAAATCTTCAAAAAAAGATGCTCGTGAATTTCGGTACCGCCTGAGCTTTAATGGCGGCTATAATCGCAATGTCGGGTTTATCAATGCTGTCAAATATAATTCAGATCAGTTTAGTGTAAGTCCCGGGATACAATTTACCTACGCTATTGAAGATGTTTTCGAGATCACCCCGGGTTATCGTTTTGATTATAATGACATCAGTTATGATATAAACAGGGAAAGGGATCAAAGTTATGCCAATCAGACACTCTCTTTGGAAGCAACTTCTTACTGGCCCAAAAATGTGGTTTTCGGGCACGATATCTCTTTCAACAAATACGGAAATGTTTCACCGGGATTTGATAATACCGCCTTTCTTTGGAATGTAAGCCTGGGATATCAGTTTCTAAAAGACAAAGCCACACTTAAGGTGAAGGTTTACGACCTTCTCGACCAGAATGTAGATACGCGCCGTATAGTAGGTGATGACTATATTCAGGACGTCAACAATTTAATTCTAAAAAGGTATGCCATGCTGAGCTTTACCTATAAGATTAGCAGTTTTGGCGGAGGACAGGCACCGCAAAAAAGAGGCGGTGCGAGATTTATAAGAATGTAA
- the der gene encoding ribosome biogenesis GTPase Der — MGNIVAIVGRPNVGKSTFFNRLIQRREAIVDAVSGVTRDRHYGKSDWNGKKFSLIDTGGYVKGSDDIFEEEIDKQVELAIDEADAIIFMVDVESGVTPMDEEVAVLLRKVDKPVLLAVNKVDNNKRLENAVEFYSLGLGDYFPIASTNGSGTGDLLDALIEALPENQEEEESELPRFAVVGRPNAGKSSFINALIGEERYIVTDIAGTTRDSMDTRYNRFGFEFNLVDTAGIRRKSKVKENLEFYSVMRSVRAIENCDVCLVVLDATRGFDGQVQNIFWLAHRNNKGIVILVNKWDLVEKETNTMKEYEAQIRREIEPFTDVPILFISVLTKQRVFKAIETAVKVFENRSRKIKTREFNDIMLPIIEGNPPPAYKGKYVKIKFCTQLPTPYPQFAFFCNLPQYVREPYRRFLENKLRSKFDFTGVPISIFFRKK, encoded by the coding sequence ATGGGCAATATTGTCGCGATCGTAGGAAGACCGAATGTAGGAAAATCAACTTTTTTTAACCGACTCATTCAGAGGAGGGAAGCTATTGTTGATGCTGTGAGTGGGGTAACCCGTGACCGTCATTATGGAAAATCAGATTGGAATGGGAAGAAATTCTCACTGATCGATACCGGCGGTTATGTGAAGGGCAGCGATGATATTTTTGAGGAAGAGATCGATAAACAGGTAGAACTTGCGATTGATGAAGCCGATGCGATCATTTTTATGGTCGATGTTGAAAGTGGGGTGACTCCCATGGATGAAGAGGTGGCCGTGCTTTTGAGAAAAGTTGATAAACCCGTACTCTTAGCCGTTAATAAAGTTGATAATAACAAGCGTCTTGAAAATGCTGTGGAATTCTATTCCCTGGGGTTAGGAGATTATTTCCCTATTGCCAGTACCAATGGCAGCGGCACAGGAGATCTTCTGGATGCGCTGATAGAGGCCCTGCCTGAAAATCAGGAGGAAGAAGAATCTGAATTGCCAAGATTTGCTGTTGTAGGCCGTCCTAATGCCGGAAAGTCTTCGTTTATAAATGCACTAATTGGCGAGGAACGTTATATTGTCACCGACATCGCGGGAACAACTCGCGATTCTATGGATACGAGGTATAACCGCTTCGGATTTGAATTCAACCTGGTAGATACTGCCGGAATTCGCAGAAAATCGAAGGTCAAGGAAAATCTTGAATTCTATTCGGTGATGCGTTCGGTTCGTGCCATTGAAAATTGCGATGTTTGCCTCGTGGTACTTGACGCGACCCGTGGGTTTGATGGTCAGGTTCAGAACATTTTCTGGCTGGCGCATCGCAATAACAAAGGCATTGTGATTCTTGTAAATAAATGGGATCTTGTAGAGAAAGAAACCAATACCATGAAAGAGTATGAGGCACAAATTCGAAGGGAGATCGAGCCTTTTACAGATGTGCCTATTCTTTTTATTTCGGTGCTTACCAAACAGCGTGTTTTTAAAGCGATCGAAACTGCGGTTAAGGTTTTTGAAAACCGAAGCCGTAAGATCAAAACCAGGGAGTTTAACGATATCATGCTTCCTATAATTGAAGGAAATCCGCCGCCTGCTTACAAAGGGAAATATGTAAAGATCAAATTCTGCACGCAACTGCCAACTCCATATCCGCAATTTGCTTTTTTCTGCAATCTGCCGCAATATGTGCGAGAGCCATACCGCAGGTTTTTAGAGAATAAACTTCGAAGTAAATTCGATTTCACCGGGGTTCCGATCAGCATCTTCTTCAGAAAAAAATAA
- the era gene encoding GTPase Era: MAHKAGFVNIVGNPNVGKSTLMNAFVGERLSIITSKAQTTRHRILGIVNGEDFQAILSDTPGIIKPAYELQQSMMDFVKSAFEDADILVYMVEVGEKALKDQDFLKRITGSQVPVLLLLNKIDKSNQEQLEEQVQYWQEQVPNAEIHPISALEGFNIPQVFDRIIELLPESPPFYPKDSLTDKPERFFVNEIIREKILMHYKKEIPYSVEIDTNEFYEEEEIIRMRSIIMVERETQKGIIIGHKGTALKRVGVEARQDLEKFFGKQVHLELYVKVNKNWRSDKNQLRRFGYTDN, from the coding sequence ATGGCACATAAGGCTGGTTTTGTAAACATTGTCGGGAATCCAAATGTGGGAAAATCTACCCTCATGAATGCCTTTGTTGGCGAGCGACTTTCCATAATTACTTCAAAGGCGCAGACTACCAGGCATCGCATCCTTGGGATTGTGAATGGCGAGGATTTTCAGGCTATTCTTAGCGATACACCGGGAATTATTAAGCCGGCTTATGAACTTCAGCAATCCATGATGGATTTTGTTAAATCGGCTTTTGAAGACGCCGATATACTGGTTTATATGGTTGAAGTGGGTGAAAAAGCTTTAAAAGATCAGGATTTTCTTAAACGTATTACTGGTTCTCAGGTTCCCGTTTTATTATTGCTGAACAAAATTGACAAATCAAACCAGGAGCAACTGGAAGAGCAGGTACAATACTGGCAGGAACAGGTCCCAAATGCCGAAATTCATCCTATTTCTGCCCTGGAAGGCTTTAATATTCCGCAGGTTTTTGACAGGATTATTGAGCTGCTTCCTGAATCGCCTCCATTTTATCCGAAAGATTCACTAACCGATAAGCCTGAACGTTTTTTTGTTAACGAGATCATCAGGGAGAAGATATTAATGCATTATAAAAAGGAAATTCCTTATAGCGTCGAGATCGATACCAATGAATTTTATGAAGAAGAGGAGATTATCAGGATGCGAAGTATTATAATGGTAGAACGAGAAACGCAGAAGGGGATCATCATTGGGCATAAGGGAACGGCCCTGAAAAGAGTAGGAGTGGAGGCACGGCAGGATCTCGAGAAATTCTTTGGCAAACAGGTGCACCTGGAACTTTATGTAAAAGTGAATAAGAACTGGCGAAGTGATAAGAATCAATTGCGCCGTTTTGGCTATACCGATAATTAA
- the cfa gene encoding cyclopropane fatty acyl phospholipid synthase, with product MKNKYQKAVQDLLAPAGIKINGNQNWDIRVKNENFYKRILKDGSVGLGESYMEGWWDCKQLDEFIYRLFNADLEKKIRKNFKLKGLILKSRLFNMQSLKKSKKSISHHYDIGNELYKEMLDPLMIYSCGYWQKTNRLSQAQENKLELICRKLKLKPGERVLDIGCGWGGFAYYAAKNYEVEVVGITISEKQKKLAMERCRDLPVEIRLQDYREIDEKFDKIVSVGMLEHVGHKNYRPFMEIVKKNLKDDGLCLLHFIGGNETKYNTDPWINKYIFPEGLIPSIMQIGKALEGTLLLEDWHNFGLYYDKTLMAWYENFREAWPKLKASYNRMFFKMWEFYLCSSAASFRAKRLNLWQLVLTKREFPDMYHSVRPKNLV from the coding sequence ATGAAAAACAAATATCAGAAAGCTGTTCAGGACCTTCTGGCTCCCGCAGGAATTAAAATCAACGGAAACCAAAATTGGGACATCAGGGTTAAAAATGAAAATTTTTACAAGCGCATCTTAAAGGATGGCTCGGTAGGCCTGGGGGAATCGTATATGGAAGGCTGGTGGGACTGTAAGCAACTGGACGAATTTATTTACAGGCTTTTTAATGCTGACCTCGAAAAAAAGATCCGAAAAAATTTCAAACTAAAAGGGCTAATTCTAAAGTCGAGGTTGTTCAATATGCAATCTCTGAAGAAATCCAAAAAATCCATTTCCCATCATTATGATATTGGGAACGAGCTTTATAAAGAAATGCTCGACCCATTGATGATCTACTCCTGCGGGTACTGGCAGAAAACCAATCGGCTTTCTCAGGCACAGGAAAATAAACTGGAACTGATTTGCCGCAAATTAAAACTAAAGCCCGGGGAAAGGGTTTTAGATATTGGCTGCGGCTGGGGAGGGTTTGCCTATTACGCGGCTAAAAATTATGAAGTTGAAGTAGTAGGAATTACTATTTCTGAAAAACAAAAAAAGCTTGCTATGGAGCGATGCAGAGATCTTCCCGTTGAAATCAGACTCCAGGATTACAGGGAAATCGATGAGAAATTTGATAAAATCGTCTCCGTTGGAATGTTAGAACATGTTGGCCATAAGAATTATCGGCCGTTTATGGAAATAGTAAAGAAAAATTTGAAAGATGACGGCTTATGCCTACTGCATTTCATAGGTGGCAATGAAACCAAATACAATACCGATCCCTGGATCAACAAATATATTTTCCCGGAAGGCCTTATTCCGTCTATTATGCAAATTGGTAAAGCTCTGGAGGGCACGCTCCTTTTGGAAGACTGGCATAATTTCGGACTCTATTACGACAAAACTTTAATGGCCTGGTATGAAAATTTCAGGGAAGCCTGGCCAAAACTGAAAGCTTCTTATAACCGAATGTTTTTCAAAATGTGGGAATTTTATTTATGCTCTTCGGCGGCATCTTTTCGTGCTAAAAGACTAAACCTCTGGCAGCTGGTACTCACAAAAAGGGAATTTCCGGATATGTATCATTCGGTTAGACCCAAAAACCTTGTATAA
- a CDS encoding SulP family inorganic anion transporter — MTKIFNLFDFSQKVNYKTEILAGLTVALALIPEAVAFAMIAKLSPLTGLYAAFVMGLVTAILGGRPGMISGATGAVAVVIVGLSITHGPEYVFATVVLAGIIQMLAGIFRLGKLIRLVPNSVIFGFVNGLAIIIFMSQLAQFKTVNDAGEVVWMTGPPMYIFLGLVLITMFIIWGLPKITKVFPASLAAILTIFGIVVFFGIDTKSVGDIASIKGGFPPFHIPEIPLNFETLKLIFPYALIMAGVGLIESLLTLNIIDEITETRGRGNKECIAQGTANMFSGFLSGMGGCAMLGQSLINISSGARARLSGITAAIMLLVFIMFGADLIEKLPMAALTGVMVMVAIGTFEWASLKTFNKMPKSDVIVMVLVTVVTVILHNLALAVLIGVIISALVFAWDNAKRIRARKSIDENGIKHYEIYGPLFFGSVSTFNSKFDILNDPDEVIIDFSESRVVDMSGIEALNKLTERYLKQGKKLHLRHLSRDCRRLLDNAEEIIEVNILEDPTYKVATDRI, encoded by the coding sequence ATGACAAAAATTTTCAATCTTTTCGATTTTTCTCAAAAAGTAAATTATAAAACTGAAATTCTTGCCGGCCTTACCGTGGCACTGGCTTTAATTCCTGAAGCCGTCGCGTTTGCGATGATCGCCAAACTATCGCCCCTCACAGGTCTTTATGCGGCTTTCGTAATGGGGCTGGTGACCGCGATTCTTGGAGGGAGACCCGGAATGATATCCGGCGCTACCGGTGCGGTAGCTGTAGTTATTGTAGGACTCTCAATTACCCATGGACCCGAATATGTTTTTGCGACCGTTGTTCTAGCGGGAATCATTCAAATGCTGGCTGGGATTTTTCGCCTTGGAAAACTTATAAGGCTGGTGCCAAATTCGGTGATCTTTGGTTTCGTTAATGGCCTCGCGATCATTATTTTCATGTCCCAGCTGGCTCAGTTCAAAACAGTAAATGACGCCGGCGAAGTGGTATGGATGACCGGCCCGCCAATGTATATCTTCCTTGGCCTGGTTCTAATCACCATGTTTATCATCTGGGGATTGCCAAAAATCACTAAAGTTTTTCCGGCTTCTCTTGCGGCCATTTTGACCATTTTTGGCATTGTAGTCTTCTTCGGAATCGATACCAAAAGTGTTGGGGATATAGCTTCCATAAAAGGAGGATTCCCGCCTTTTCATATTCCGGAAATCCCTTTAAACTTTGAAACTTTAAAGCTGATATTTCCTTACGCGCTTATTATGGCAGGAGTGGGTCTTATTGAAAGCCTGCTAACCCTTAATATTATTGATGAGATCACCGAAACCCGTGGTCGCGGAAATAAAGAATGTATCGCCCAGGGAACGGCTAATATGTTTTCAGGATTTCTTTCCGGAATGGGCGGCTGTGCCATGCTTGGCCAGAGTTTGATCAACATATCATCAGGCGCGCGGGCAAGGCTTTCAGGAATTACCGCCGCGATCATGCTGCTCGTTTTTATCATGTTCGGAGCCGATCTCATTGAAAAACTACCAATGGCTGCCTTAACAGGGGTAATGGTCATGGTAGCCATTGGAACCTTTGAGTGGGCGAGTTTAAAAACATTCAATAAAATGCCGAAATCTGATGTTATTGTGATGGTTCTGGTTACCGTGGTTACCGTAATTCTTCACAATCTCGCACTGGCCGTATTAATTGGGGTGATCATTTCGGCGCTTGTATTTGCCTGGGACAATGCCAAACGCATTCGGGCCCGAAAAAGCATCGACGAAAACGGAATTAAACATTACGAAATTTACGGTCCGCTTTTCTTCGGATCGGTTTCAACCTTCAACAGCAAATTTGACATACTTAATGATCCCGACGAAGTGATCATCGATTTTTCCGAAAGCCGCGTGGTAGATATGTCAGGGATCGAAGCCCTAAATAAATTGACCGAGCGATATCTCAAACAGGGTAAAAAACTGCATTTGCGACACCTTAGCCGGGATTGTCGCAGACTGCTCGACAATGCCGAAGAGATTATTGAAGTGAATATTCTTGAAGATCCAACTTATAAGGTCGCGACTGACAGGATTTAA
- a CDS encoding VOC family protein: MKNFYFSVICILFLSFVHAQKNPFDLYKDHDAILVKDVDASANFYGNILGLKEIPNGGLPDHIRWFELGDGVQVHLIESDELPLKNKGVHLAMHTAKLPELMKFLKSHEIHFENWNGEEGITNIRPDGVKQIYFQDPDGYWIEVNDNMF, from the coding sequence ATGAAGAATTTCTACTTTTCGGTTATCTGTATCTTATTCCTGAGTTTTGTTCATGCTCAAAAAAATCCTTTTGATCTTTACAAAGATCACGATGCTATATTGGTAAAAGATGTTGATGCGTCTGCAAATTTCTACGGAAATATTCTCGGATTAAAAGAAATTCCCAACGGCGGCCTGCCAGATCATATACGCTGGTTTGAACTGGGGGATGGCGTGCAGGTGCATTTGATTGAAAGCGATGAATTGCCGCTAAAGAACAAAGGAGTTCACCTCGCAATGCATACCGCCAAACTTCCCGAACTTATGAAATTCCTGAAATCACATGAAATTCATTTCGAGAACTGGAATGGGGAAGAAGGAATCACCAATATCAGGCCTGATGGCGTCAAACAGATTTACTTTCAGGATCCCGACGGATACTGGATCGAAGTCAACGATAATATGTTTTAA
- a CDS encoding nicotinate-nucleotide adenylyltransferase has translation MSALFENDEPFENVISIENKCTRLNLNENIYGTFAEIGAGQETVRHFFRAKNPKGTIAKTLSAYDKDFSDAIYGLDPQHRYVTEYRLKSMLQYETKLIEKRISRIKHPNKMFFSFANTVATIDWAKKYKGHGWLGIRFQREPRQEYSEIILHVQLHENSAAHQQISLGAMGVNLIYAAYYQSDDPKLVMQHLYDHLDTGKIEIDSINFTGPIFKEVDNRLMSLHLVKNNITDAVMFSEKGNNILPANVLYKKNLLTLRGSFRPVTNLNLDMFRTSRKLFLQEKDVDKENTVIIFEMTLNNLKAEGEIDEKDFLDRADLLCASGHTVMISNFQEYYKVVEYFSQYTKAKLGLVMGVDNLEDIFNEKYYRQLSGGILEAFGKLFFKSLKVYLYPMINEETGEITTSKNLKVHPRMRELYKFFVDNNRVVDITDYNKEALKIHPRKVYDLIVEGNPEWEKMVPKLTAKMIREKNMFQKPASAKSSH, from the coding sequence ATGTCTGCACTTTTCGAAAATGATGAACCATTTGAAAATGTCATTTCCATTGAAAACAAGTGCACCCGGCTAAATCTAAACGAAAATATCTACGGAACTTTCGCCGAGATTGGGGCCGGGCAGGAAACCGTTAGGCATTTTTTCAGGGCAAAAAATCCCAAAGGAACCATTGCAAAGACCTTAAGCGCTTACGATAAGGATTTTAGTGATGCCATTTATGGTCTGGATCCCCAACACCGGTATGTAACCGAGTATCGGTTAAAAAGCATGCTGCAATATGAGACCAAGCTTATAGAAAAAAGGATTTCCCGGATCAAGCATCCCAATAAAATGTTCTTCAGCTTTGCCAATACCGTGGCAACCATAGACTGGGCTAAAAAATACAAGGGCCATGGCTGGCTGGGTATTCGGTTTCAGCGAGAACCCAGACAGGAATACAGCGAGATCATCCTGCATGTTCAGTTACACGAGAACAGCGCCGCCCACCAGCAAATCAGCCTTGGCGCAATGGGAGTAAACCTCATCTACGCCGCTTACTACCAGAGCGATGATCCAAAACTGGTCATGCAGCATTTATATGACCATTTGGACACGGGGAAGATTGAGATTGATTCAATTAATTTTACCGGTCCTATTTTTAAGGAAGTTGACAACCGGTTAATGAGCCTTCATCTGGTTAAAAATAATATTACTGATGCCGTTATGTTTTCTGAAAAAGGAAATAATATTCTCCCGGCCAACGTCCTTTATAAAAAGAATCTCCTTACCCTTCGGGGGAGCTTTAGGCCTGTTACCAATCTAAACCTGGATATGTTCCGGACTTCCAGGAAGCTTTTTCTCCAGGAAAAAGATGTTGATAAGGAAAATACGGTAATCATTTTTGAAATGACCCTGAACAATCTTAAAGCTGAAGGTGAAATTGATGAAAAAGATTTTCTGGATCGGGCAGACCTTTTATGTGCTTCAGGACATACGGTGATGATATCGAATTTTCAGGAATACTATAAAGTAGTTGAGTATTTTTCCCAATACACCAAAGCCAAATTAGGCCTCGTCATGGGAGTAGATAATTTGGAAGACATTTTCAATGAAAAATATTACCGGCAACTCAGTGGCGGAATTCTGGAAGCTTTTGGAAAACTTTTCTTCAAAAGCCTTAAAGTTTATCTCTACCCCATGATAAATGAAGAGACCGGCGAAATTACCACCAGTAAGAATTTGAAGGTTCACCCAAGAATGCGGGAACTGTATAAGTTCTTTGTTGATAACAACAGGGTTGTTGACATTACCGATTACAACAAAGAAGCCCTAAAGATCCATCCCCGTAAAGTTTATGACCTGATTGTGGAAGGAAATCCGGAATGGGAGAAAATGGTTCCTAAACTAACGGCTAAAATGATCAGGGAAAAAAACATGTTCCAAAAGCCGGCATCAGCTAAATCCTCTCATTAA
- a CDS encoding RNA methyltransferase produces MKIDNLEQGFFGIGIQNGKTPENLGVLWRSAQNMGASFIFTIGNRYAKQASDTHKAVGAMPYFHYDTFEDFYLHLPKGAMLVGVEHDEKAEPLETFVHPRRCVYLLGAEDHGLSNEAIKKSHFLVKFKSRLSLNVSVAGSIVMYDRSSKSEFST; encoded by the coding sequence ATGAAGATTGATAACCTGGAACAGGGATTTTTTGGAATAGGAATTCAAAATGGCAAGACACCTGAGAATCTGGGTGTACTATGGAGATCGGCTCAAAATATGGGAGCCAGTTTTATTTTTACCATAGGGAATCGTTATGCAAAGCAGGCCAGTGACACCCATAAAGCTGTTGGCGCCATGCCTTATTTCCATTACGATACTTTTGAGGATTTTTACCTTCACCTTCCCAAAGGGGCGATGCTCGTGGGGGTTGAACATGATGAAAAGGCAGAACCTCTGGAAACTTTTGTGCATCCGCGACGCTGCGTCTATCTTTTAGGAGCTGAAGATCATGGGCTCTCTAATGAAGCTATCAAAAAGTCACATTTCCTGGTAAAGTTTAAATCCAGGTTAAGCCTGAATGTTTCAGTGGCCGGAAGTATCGTGATGTATGACAGAAGTTCAAAAAGTGAGTTTTCTACCTGA
- a CDS encoding c-type cytochrome — MILQLNIEKMKVIGNLACIFILFSGLLLITSCNNHKYEEVKEKKEEKAAMTLADSIKRGEYLIASIGCTDCHTPKRMGERGPEDMPDMFLAGHPADAKISQMNMDAIKKGWSMFSPNFTATVGPWGISYAANLTPDDTGLGSWTKEQFITAIREGKYKGQKSGRDLLPPMPWFNFAKLTDEDLESMFKYLQTIPAVNNAVPPPTTPDQLKNLPKA, encoded by the coding sequence ATGATTTTACAACTAAACATTGAAAAGATGAAGGTGATTGGAAATCTTGCCTGCATCTTTATTTTATTTTCCGGGCTTCTTCTTATTACTTCATGCAACAATCACAAATATGAAGAAGTGAAAGAAAAAAAAGAAGAAAAAGCAGCAATGACATTGGCAGATAGTATTAAAAGAGGTGAATACCTTATTGCTTCTATTGGCTGTACCGATTGCCATACTCCAAAGCGAATGGGCGAACGAGGTCCAGAAGATATGCCGGATATGTTCCTGGCAGGCCATCCCGCGGATGCTAAAATTTCTCAAATGAACATGGACGCAATCAAAAAAGGATGGTCAATGTTTTCTCCCAATTTTACCGCAACAGTAGGACCCTGGGGGATTTCTTATGCAGCAAACCTAACTCCCGATGATACGGGATTGGGAAGCTGGACGAAAGAACAATTTATCACGGCTATTCGTGAAGGAAAATACAAAGGTCAAAAATCTGGAAGAGATCTGTTGCCTCCCATGCCATGGTTTAATTTTGCCAAGCTCACAGATGAAGACCTGGAGTCTATGTTTAAGTATTTGCAAACAATTCCTGCAGTGAATAATGCAGTACCTCCACCAACCACCCCCGACCAGTTGAAAAACCTTCCAAAAGCATAG